One Natrinema marinum genomic window carries:
- a CDS encoding HalOD1 output domain-containing protein translates to MHPALATALTCIAAREDRAVTGLPPLSQTVDIEALTAVLESNPTATVRFEYEGYRVVLGPGSDAVTVIDRDR, encoded by the coding sequence ATGCATCCAGCACTCGCTACGGCACTCACGTGTATCGCGGCCCGTGAGGACCGCGCCGTGACGGGCCTGCCGCCCCTCTCCCAGACGGTGGATATCGAGGCCCTCACCGCGGTCCTCGAGTCGAACCCGACCGCCACCGTTCGCTTCGAGTACGAGGGCTACCGAGTCGTGCTCGGTCCCGGCTCTGACGCGGTCACGGTGATCGATCGGGACCGGTGA
- a CDS encoding anthranilate synthase component II: MSDEHGSREPASERSDRLLVIDNYDSFVYNLVQYVGEVANEVIVRRNDEIDLAGVRDLEPTGIVVSPGPGTPREAGISIPLFAETEYPILGVCLGHQALCAANGAPVVHAPEVVHGKPSTIGHDGDGVFEGLPETFQVGRYHSLAVERADLPATLEETARTTDERGVLMAVRHRERPHIGVQFHPESILTREHAAATDSSDDGTGEEISLELGKRMIANFCRFAARADE; encoded by the coding sequence GTGAGTGACGAGCACGGTAGCCGTGAGCCGGCGAGCGAGCGCAGCGACCGGTTGCTCGTCATCGACAACTACGATTCGTTCGTCTACAATCTGGTCCAGTACGTGGGAGAGGTCGCAAACGAGGTGATCGTCCGTCGCAACGACGAGATCGATCTCGCGGGCGTCCGCGACCTCGAGCCGACCGGCATCGTCGTCTCGCCGGGGCCGGGAACCCCGCGGGAGGCGGGGATTTCGATCCCGCTGTTCGCCGAGACCGAGTACCCCATCCTCGGGGTCTGTCTCGGTCATCAGGCGCTGTGTGCGGCCAACGGTGCCCCGGTCGTCCACGCGCCCGAGGTGGTCCACGGGAAGCCCTCGACGATCGGCCACGACGGCGACGGGGTCTTCGAGGGCCTTCCGGAGACGTTTCAGGTGGGTCGCTATCACTCGCTGGCGGTCGAGCGCGCCGACCTTCCGGCCACGCTCGAGGAGACCGCCCGGACAACCGACGAGCGCGGCGTTCTGATGGCGGTCCGCCACCGCGAGCGGCCCCACATCGGCGTGCAGTTTCACCCCGAGAGCATCCTCACGCGCGAGCACGCGGCGGCGACCGACTCGAGCGACGACGGCACCGGCGAGGAGATTTCGCTCGAACTCGGCAAGCGGATGATCGCGAACTTCTGTCGGTTCGCGGCTCGAGCCGACGAGTGA
- the pabB gene encoding aminodeoxychorismate synthase, component I, with protein sequence MSDPRVVTTLDSFRAAARDPDGDAATDRDVSTRAGHRVPVEVRATVDDPFLAYRRARDGDADGGVFLETTGGQPGWGYFGVDPIDRLTVSADAISRAEGDGQSPTLAALEGLLAGDRLLRGDCDVPYPCGAIGWLSYDVARELEALPESAVDDRGLPRLETAVYDRLAAWEGPTDGAVTLRITACPRIAGSERGPAPTAADLEAAYERGRDRALELARAIREGDPEIGDPPVSSPEATFESDCGRAAFAERVRRVKEYVRDGDTFQANISQRLVAPAAVHPVAAYDALRRVNPAPYSCLLEFRAADLVSASPELLLERDGEFVRTEPIAGTRPRGETAAEDAALEDDLLADEKERAEHAMLVDLERNDLGTVCAYGSVDVAEYRRIDRYAEVMHLVSNVTGRLRADATLSDAIAAVFPGGTITGAPKPRTMEIIDELEATRRGPYTGSVGLFGFDGRATLNIVIRTLVRHADEYHLRVGAGIVHDSDPEREYDETLAKARALITAVDEALGERAELGLEAERGENRE encoded by the coding sequence ATGAGCGATCCGCGCGTCGTCACGACGCTCGATTCGTTTCGCGCCGCCGCCCGCGACCCCGACGGCGACGCGGCGACCGACCGTGACGTCTCGACGCGCGCCGGACACCGGGTTCCGGTCGAGGTTCGGGCGACCGTCGACGATCCGTTTCTCGCCTACCGTCGCGCCCGCGACGGCGACGCCGACGGCGGCGTCTTCCTCGAGACGACCGGCGGTCAACCCGGCTGGGGCTACTTCGGCGTCGATCCGATCGACCGACTCACCGTCAGTGCCGACGCCATCTCGCGAGCGGAGGGGGACGGGCAGTCGCCAACGCTCGCCGCCCTCGAGGGGCTGCTCGCCGGCGACCGGCTCCTCCGCGGCGACTGCGACGTGCCCTACCCCTGTGGGGCCATCGGCTGGCTCTCCTACGACGTGGCCCGCGAACTCGAGGCCCTGCCCGAGTCGGCCGTCGACGACCGCGGACTGCCGCGACTCGAGACCGCGGTCTACGACCGGCTGGCCGCCTGGGAGGGGCCGACCGACGGCGCGGTGACGCTGCGGATCACGGCCTGTCCCCGAATCGCGGGCAGCGAGCGGGGGCCGGCGCCGACGGCCGCCGACCTCGAGGCGGCCTACGAACGCGGCCGTGACCGGGCGCTCGAACTGGCCCGGGCGATCCGCGAGGGCGATCCTGAAATCGGCGACCCGCCAGTCTCGAGCCCCGAGGCGACCTTCGAGAGCGACTGCGGCCGCGCGGCCTTCGCCGAGCGCGTGCGTCGAGTCAAAGAGTACGTCCGCGACGGCGACACCTTTCAGGCGAACATCTCACAGCGACTGGTCGCGCCCGCGGCGGTCCACCCCGTCGCGGCCTACGACGCCCTGCGACGGGTCAATCCGGCCCCCTACTCCTGTCTGCTCGAGTTCCGGGCGGCCGATCTGGTGAGCGCGAGTCCCGAACTGTTGCTCGAGCGTGACGGCGAGTTCGTCCGAACCGAACCCATCGCGGGGACGCGGCCGCGCGGCGAGACGGCCGCGGAAGACGCCGCGCTCGAGGACGATCTGCTGGCCGACGAGAAGGAACGCGCCGAGCACGCGATGTTGGTCGACCTCGAGCGCAACGACCTCGGGACGGTCTGTGCGTACGGGTCGGTCGACGTCGCGGAGTACCGCCGGATCGACCGCTACGCCGAGGTGATGCACCTCGTCTCGAACGTGACCGGTCGGCTCCGCGCCGACGCGACGCTGTCCGACGCGATCGCGGCGGTCTTCCCCGGCGGGACGATCACCGGCGCGCCCAAGCCGCGGACGATGGAGATCATCGACGAACTCGAGGCGACCCGACGTGGCCCCTACACTGGCAGCGTGGGACTGTTCGGGTTCGACGGCCGCGCGACGCTGAACATCGTCATCCGGACGCTGGTCCGCCACGCCGACGAGTACCACCTGCGGGTCGGCGCGGGCATCGTCCACGACTCGGACCCCGAACGCGAGTACGACGAAACCCTGGCCAAGGCTCGCGCGCTCATCACCGCGGTCGACGAGGCGTTAGGCGAGCGCGCGGAACTGGGACTCGAGGCCGAGAGAGGTGAGAACCGTGAGTGA
- a CDS encoding helix-hairpin-helix domain-containing protein has translation MAILQKLKSLLGFDESDSERGGAREVGVTVERERSTDEGNGPTAGTDRSEPAEGRAAEPPQSAASGSSSAGSTESLTEPTDAPEEGAEPAEAAGPETDDAAPTAEKTPDLSEGEPPVEEAEPETGDADAAEAEATTESDADEAETTTEPADAEPEPDADDEGGDAEAETETEPETDAADAEPEPEPTNQEPVDSIKGIGPAYADRLAGAGVETVGELAVADAADLADETDISETRIQGWIDRAEVR, from the coding sequence ATGGCAATCCTCCAAAAGCTGAAGTCCCTGTTGGGATTCGACGAGTCGGACTCGGAGCGCGGAGGCGCTCGAGAGGTCGGGGTAACGGTCGAACGGGAACGGTCGACGGACGAGGGCAACGGACCCACCGCCGGCACCGATCGAAGCGAACCGGCAGAGGGACGGGCCGCCGAGCCGCCCCAATCGGCGGCCAGCGGCTCGAGTTCGGCGGGATCGACGGAGTCGCTGACGGAGCCGACGGACGCCCCGGAGGAGGGCGCTGAGCCGGCGGAAGCGGCCGGACCGGAGACGGACGACGCGGCACCGACGGCCGAAAAGACGCCCGATCTCTCCGAGGGAGAACCGCCGGTCGAAGAGGCCGAACCGGAGACCGGTGACGCCGATGCAGCCGAGGCGGAAGCGACGACCGAATCGGACGCAGACGAGGCCGAGACGACGACTGAGCCCGCCGACGCCGAGCCCGAACCGGACGCCGACGACGAGGGCGGTGACGCGGAAGCCGAGACGGAGACGGAGCCGGAGACAGACGCGGCCGACGCCGAGCCCGAACCGGAGCCGACCAACCAGGAGCCGGTCGACTCGATCAAGGGCATCGGCCCGGCCTACGCCGATCGGCTCGCCGGTGCGGGTGTCGAAACCGTCGGCGAACTCGCCGTCGCAGACGCCGCCGACCTGGCCGACGAGACCGACATCTCCGAGACGCGCATTCAGGGCTGGATCGACCGCGCCGAAGTCCGGTAA
- a CDS encoding shikimate dehydrogenase, translating into MDVYGLLGNPVGHSLSPPLHEAAYNELGLEARYVTFEPDPEEIADAIHGADALGVAGLNVTIPFKQDALEIVAPEDLATRIGAVNTIDFSGSGPPTGYNTDAVGALRALRDHDVTLEGARAIVVGAGGAGRAVAFGLADAGATVAIANRTEPKARELAEEVPSATGHGLAELETLVPEADVLVNATSVGMEEDVSPVPADALHDELAVLDAVYRPLETRLLREAAAAGATTVDGAWMLLYQGVEAFEIWTGRDAPVAVMNEALRSRL; encoded by the coding sequence ACTCGAGGCGCGCTACGTCACCTTCGAACCCGATCCCGAAGAGATCGCCGACGCGATCCACGGCGCCGACGCGCTCGGGGTTGCGGGGCTGAACGTGACGATCCCGTTCAAACAGGACGCCCTCGAGATCGTCGCCCCCGAGGACCTGGCGACCCGGATCGGCGCGGTCAACACGATCGACTTCTCCGGGTCGGGGCCGCCGACGGGGTACAACACCGACGCCGTCGGCGCGCTGCGTGCGCTGCGCGATCACGACGTGACGCTCGAGGGAGCGCGAGCGATCGTCGTCGGTGCCGGCGGGGCGGGTCGGGCGGTCGCGTTCGGACTCGCCGACGCCGGCGCGACGGTCGCGATCGCCAACCGGACCGAGCCGAAAGCCCGCGAGCTGGCCGAGGAAGTCCCCAGCGCGACCGGCCACGGCCTCGCGGAGCTCGAGACGCTAGTGCCGGAGGCGGACGTGCTGGTCAACGCCACGAGCGTCGGCATGGAAGAGGACGTCTCCCCGGTGCCGGCCGACGCGCTCCACGACGAGTTGGCCGTCCTCGACGCGGTCTACCGCCCCCTCGAGACGCGACTGCTGCGTGAGGCGGCCGCTGCCGGGGCAACGACCGTCGACGGCGCGTGGATGTTGCTCTATCAGGGCGTCGAGGCGTTCGAGATCTGGACCGGCCGGGACGCCCCGGTCGCGGTCATGAACGAGGCGCTCCGTTCGCGGCTCTGA